The following DNA comes from Desulfurellaceae bacterium.
TCGCTACACAAGCCCGGACGCCGACTGCTTAGCATGCCTGCTTGGGTCCTGCCAACAGCCGGAGGAGAAAGGAACAGGTGTCATGAGCACAAAACTTTCGTACTGGCCCTACAACACATACAACTGGGGGCGTTGGCCAAATGACCGGGGAACGCTCAATCTGCTGACCGAAGGAACGACCGCGAGAGCCATCGCCTCGGTCAAAACCCATCAGACGTTTGCTCTCGGAGCCCCACTCCAGGCCGATGAAATAGCCAATGACACGAGAACATATCAGCATAAGCTGCTGAGGGTCGGGGATTACATCTACGGACCGGAGGGAGAGCCTGTTCAGGAAGCCGCTGATCTCGTTTCCGTCGCCATCCACGGGATGACGAATTCCCATATCGACGCGTATAATCATGTCGGCCATAACGGGAAGTCGTTTAATGGTGCCAATTTCACAGACAATATTTCTCAGGAAACAGGCGGGACGCGCTATACGATTATGGACAATCCAGCCATTGTGACACGGGCGTGGCTCGTCGATGTTCCGCGTGGTCGCGGTGTCAGCGTCCTGAAGCGCGGGACACCGGTGGTTCCAGACGATCTGCTACACCTCCAAGATCAGGTCGAACCGGGCGATGCGTTAGTCATTCGGACAGGGCGTTACGCAACCGCGGTCGTCCGGCCTGATGATCCAGGTGCGCAAGACGACCACGGGAATTGGTCAGGACTGCATGTCGATTGCATTGATCTGATTGCCAAGTGGGACATTGCCACCGTGGCAACAGACAGTTCAGGCGATAACTTTCCGAGCACAACACCGGAATGTTCGGTGCCGATACACATTCTGACAGAAGCCTATCTGGGGCTGCCGCTTATTCACCATTTGTTTCTGGAAGAGATTGCCGGCCACCTCGCCGAGCGTTCACACAAAGATTTTATGCTGACGGTTGCCCCGCTCCGCATTGTCGGCGGAACAGGCTCACCCGTCAGTCCGGTCGGGATTATTTAGATCAACGACATGGCCCATCTTCCTGGACAGGTGTCCCCGGAACTCGGGGGCGTTGATCGACATGAAGGCCATGCTCGCTCCTTTTTTCGCGGCGGGTGCGGACCGGCCTAGGCTTGGGCTCCGGCCTTGGCGTCCTCGCGCATGGCCTCTTGCAGCTTGTCGAGCCCCGCCTGGGTCGTCACGTCACACTCGACCAGGCCCCGGGGCAGGTCGAACAGCACCACGTGTGACGCCTTGTGGTTGCTGAAGATCTCGAACGTGGTACAGCCCTCGGGACCGGCGATATGCGGTCCATACACCTTGTTGGGCTCGCTGACCATGATGTCGCCGACCCCAAGCATGCGCTCGCCCACATCGAGCGTACCCCGGACCACGATCTCAAAGCGGTAGCAGTCGTGACCGTGGCGGGGCAGCACGCAGCCCGGTCCCATGCGTAGAGCCACCACTGTTGCCGGGTTGTCTTTCATCTCACCCAGCGGAAAATAGGCCAGACCGGTCACCCCGCCCTGGATGGCGTGGCGCATATTGTCGGGACACAGCTCCCACAGTTCGGCATCGTCTAATGACAGAAAAGGCATGCTACTTCCCTCCTTCTTGCACGCGCCCGGACGACGCCGGGCTTCCCTCTTCATATTGGGGAAAGGGTTTTGTGTCAAAGGCCAAAATGCTACGAAGGGGGCAGGAGGACAGCTATGCCATTTACCGGAGGCTGCGCGTGTGGCGCGATTCGTTACGAGTGTAGTGCCGAGCCCCTGTTCATGGGCAATTGCCACTGCCGGGAGTGTCAGTGGGTGAGCGGCGGCGGGCACACCTCGAGCCTGATGGTCCCGGCCGCTGCCGTTACCATCAGCGGCGAGGTCAAGTACCATGAACGCAAGGGCGACAGCGGCAACACGGTCCGCAAGGGCTTTTGCCCCGAGTGCGGCACCCCGCTGTTCAGCCGACCGGCCATCCTGGCCGACAAAATGGGTATCCGGGTGGGTACTTTAGACGACTCCAGCTGGTTTCGGCCGGGCGCCAACATCTGGACCTCCAGTGCCCAGCCCTGGGATGTGCTCGACCCCGACCTGCCGGCCTACCCCAAGATGCCGCCCCTGCCCGGCAGCGAATAGGCCGCAACAACTCCGGCGCAAAGGAAAGGAGAACGCTGACTTCTTCGGTAGTCATCAGCGTTTCCCTTGAGCCTATGGCCAAGCGTCCCTACGATCCCTACTACCGCAACTTTCCGTCTACCGTCCTGCCGGCCCGCACGCCGTTCACCCGTTCGGGCCGCGGCGACGCCGGCTATGTGTTCTTCTACCTGACCCACCGCAAACCCAACTGGAGTCTGCTGCTGGACAAGGCGCGGCTGGAGTATATCTACGCCGAAGCCCAGGAGCGCATTCCCAAGGACTTTACCCAGTTCCTGCTGCTCGAAAAGGTGTACAGCACGCCCAAGCCCGCCCAGCGCTCGGCCCTGTCACGACCCGCCCCACCCGCCCCGTCGGTCGCAAAACCGGACGGTTCGTCCACCCTGCTCGTCCTGCGCGAGCCCGACCCGGTGTTCACCGAGCAGGGCGACCTGGTGTCCTACCATCTCCACCAGGGCGAAGCCATCGCCGCCGCCGACACCTACGCCCGGCTCAACCAGCGCCGCGCCATCGTCGGTCTGCTGGTGTGGGACGAGCGCTGGTATTAGCGGAGCCCTCGATTTTTTGGAATCCCGAATTTCGGTTCTCTCTTATCCGGGTGATATTGCGCTGTCTCAACTGACCGTCGGCTGGCGAACCGACCGGACCGTGAGCCGCAAGCCTTCGTGCGCCTGAAGGCAGCGGATGATCTCGAACAGGTTCCGGGCTTGCGGATTACCGTTCGGGCCAAACATGCGCATCAGGCTCTTGGGCGACTTGTCAGTCAATCCGCCGAGCGCCTCAAACCCGATAGTCGCATTGATATAGTCGCGCAGTACCGCCTTACCGGTCTCCACATCGCCCGAAAGCAGGCACTCGACCCCTTCCTTGAGCAGTGCCTCGCGGAAGGCCGGGTCGCGCCCGATACGCGCCTGAATCGTCTCCTTGAAGTGTCGTGTCAGGGACATGCCTAGGTCTCCCGTCGTTTGCGCCGTTTATATTCCCGCCAGAGGTCGCGGGCAGTCTCGATATCCTGTTGTTGATGCCTCTTGGTCCCACCGCAGAGGAGAATGATCCAGGTATCGCCATCCTTGCCGAAATAGACTCGATAGCCAGGGCCGAAGTCTATCCGGTGTTCGAGCACGCCGGCACCTACGCTCTTGACACCGGAGAGGTTTCCTTGCTCCATCCGGACCAGTGCTGTCGCCACCTTGGCCGCAGCTTGAGCGTTAAGCCGATTGAACCATCTGGCGTACGGGCTACGGCCTTTGGCATCGACATATTCCCTGATTTCGATCATCGCTATCGCTATAAAGTAACTTACACGTTACTAACCCTATTCATCAAGTCCCAACGGCAAGAAAGAGGAGTGGAATCCGAGGACCGAGGTGATCCAGACCACCTTCCGCTCTTGTTACATGAGATTCGTATGCTCTCCTTCAAAATCACGCAAAATCACGACGGCTGGCTCGTCTTCTGGCGTGATCCTGACTAAAGAGGCGATGATGCGGCTCAGGGTGAAGAAGGGCGATACGCTCTCTCTGATCGAGGCCCCGGATGGCAGCTATCGACTCACGCCTTACGATCCCGAATTTGCGCGGCAGATGGCGCTCGCCGAAGACATCATGCACGACGGCCGCGAGGTACTGCGAGCCTCGGCGAGAGGAAGGTTTGCGCTTGCTCATACAAACCCGGGCGCAAGGGCAACTCCGGCGGTTGCGCGGAAAGTTGCGGTGGGAGGGCTCGCTCGACGAAATGCGGCGCGACCGATGATCGTTGTCGATTCTTCCGTTCTGGAAACCCTGTAAGCACCAGAGACCGGTATCACAACCGAGCAATGGGGATCGTTTTCAGATGGGCTTCAACGGTCCGTACGACTTCGGCAGCCAGCGGAAGGTTCGCCTTGTGGGTGCGCCAGTGCTGGTGAAACAACGTAACGGTTTCACAGGCAGTATCGAGCACGAGCCTTTCCGGCAGTCGGGCCTTGGCGGCAAGATGCGACAGCTCGTCCTCTGAAAATTCAGAGAAACGCTTGGTCCGGCTGAAATTGAGGGCGGCCTTACCATCCGGGATATAGGCGATCGTGGAAACGAAATCATAGGCTGGCGCCAAGGCGGCATGCCGCCGGTCCGGGTAGATCAACGACCAGTTCTTCAAATGCATGTCGGCATTGCCGATCAGCGTGTTGAAGGTCAGCCTGCGGATAAACTCGGCAATGTCCGCTTCGCCGCCCTCAGCGCCAATGACTCTGCCAATGCTGCGCATGCTGGCGTTCTTGTATTTTGCCTCGGGGTAGACCCCGAATATCTGTGCGAAATCTTCGACGTGAACGACCTCTCCGCCCGGCAACCGGTCGAAGCGCTCGATCACGAGCGCCTGCCCTTCAAGAGTGCCGATACCATCCGGTAGATTTCGGATGGCACCAATATCGATGAGCCGGAGGGCCGGTACGTCCATACCGACAAGCCGGGCCAGCGTCATCATCGAGAATTCGTTCTCGGGCACGCCCGCAAATCCGCGCGAGGGCAGCTTCACGATCCACGAGCCGCCAGCGCCTCCGGCCGGAATGGTGAGCCCACCGGCAGCCTCGGTGATGGCCGAGAATTTGAGTTGCACGCCGGCCAATGAAAAGCGCAGAGCATCGCCGCGGTGATCGTCATCACGATCATCATCGGCGGTCCTGTGATCATCAGGCGACCATGCTTCGCCATCGGCCGGCCTGATTGTGATCGCACCCGGCAGGTCCCTGCCCAGCACCCAGAGCAGGAAAAACTCGCGCACAGGACTCACCCCGGCCCGTTCAGCCAGATAGGTGCGCAGGTGCCCTTCGGGCAGCAAATTCGAGAAGAACGGGTGAACCCGTGTCTGGGTGGGCCTGAAGGCGGTGATCAATTCACCAAGCTGGTCCTTAAAACCCAGCCCGAGCACCGGCCGATTGTCGTCGGCGCTGTAGTCATCGTTGAAGGCAAAGAGCGTCCGGTCACCTCCAACGCGGGTGAGCGTGCCGACCGGCTCATCGTAAAGCAGGACATCGAGGACGTTGACGTTAGCCATGATCGTCCTCTTCCAGGCTATAGGCCGGGCGCACGGACTCCGTCGATGCGCGGGCTGCGGCGCCCCTTGCAATCAGCTGGACCGCCGAGACGGACTTGCGGGGCACGAGCATCAACTCCAGATCAAGAATGCGAGCGAGCGCGACCAAGCTCGAGATTCTGAGATCGACCGCACCGTTCTCGATCTTCGAGATATGGCCCTGCGGCACGCCCGACTTGGCGCTCAGCTCACGCTGGCTGAGACCCTTGGCTCTGCGAGCGGTCCGCAGCGTAGCGACGATATCCTCGGTCGCATAGCTCATTTTATACTCTATTCTATATCAAAAATTAAATAAGATACTCTTTTACATATCATTCTTGAGTTTTGTTTCAAGAGCGAGCACGAACGACCCCGATCCCGCTGCTAGCGAACCGACCGGACCGTGAACCGTCAGCCTTCATGCGCCTGAAGGCAGCGGATGATCTCGAACAGGTTCCGGGCTTGCGGATTGCCGTTCGGGCCGAACATACGCATCAGACTCTTGGGCGACTTGTCGGTCAACCCGCCAAGCGCCTCACATAGGGCTTTGCTCCCATCGGGGAACACCTGGGTCTGGAAACCCTCTAAAAAATAGAGCCTGGATGAAACGGAGTAGAATCCGGGGACCGAGTTGGGGAGGGGTTGTTCAGACACGCCAGATATTGCCTGGCCGTACACAGCCTGATAGGAAAATACAACTTTCCAACTTCTATTGTGAGGTTTACAATGCCGCTGGTCACCGTGAAGCCGAAATTCCAGGTCACCATTCCCGCCAAGCTGCGACAACAGATTAATCTGCGCGAAGGCGACCTGATGGAGGCCACCGTCGTCGAAGATGGCATCCTCCTACGGCCCAAGGAGGTGGTGGACCGCACTGTTGCCGCCGACCGTATTGCGTCCATCCTCGCGCATACCGAGCCCTCGCCCCAAGACGCCGACCGTTCCGAGGACGAGATCATGCAAGATACCCTCGCCGATATAGCAAAGGCCCGCAGAGAGCGTCGTAAGCGCAAGGCATGAGGTCGTCATCGACTGCAACGTCCTCGTCTCGGCGGCACGGTCTGGAGGCGTTTGCGGCAGGGTCATTGTCGAGGCGGTGCGTCGTCACGAGGTCGTGCTGTCAGACCCCATCGTCGATGAGTATGGGATGGTCGCCGGGCGACTCGGCCACGCCCCCTACCGTAACAGCCTGCGGGCTCTTATCAGGCAACTTGAACAAGTCGCCATCGTTGTCGAGCCGGCAGAGGTGGTATTCGGTCTCAGAGACCCGGATGATGAAGTCTATCTGGCAACTGCGATGGCCGGCGACGCCGTTCTGATTACCGGCAACAGGCGAGATTTCACGGAACCACAATACGGACCGGTCAAAGTCTTCTCTCCACGCGATTTCCTCAATCGAATGACGCGGGGCTGATGGTGAGAAATGGAGCCTGGCTGGAACGGCGTGGAATCCAGAGACCGACCATGCCTATGGGATTGGGGCGTCAGGCGGAATCCCGGATTCCGTGATCTCCAGGTCATGAGTCTGACGCTCAAAGAGTCAAGCTGGAGCATTGCCAGTGATGCCAGAGTTAGCTGAGGCTGCTTCCGGTCGCGGAGAACTGAGTTGGTCCAGGAGGTCTTGGGCGGCGGCTTCTCCGCTGCGCACACAGTCGGCGATACCGACCCCGCGGTAGGCGCTGCCGGCCAGGGCCAGACCGGGGTGAGCTGCCACCCGCTGCTCAATGGCCGCCACCCGCCCCAGATGGCCGACCAGATACTGCGGCATGGAATGCGGATAGCGGGCGATCAGGCTGAAGAGCGGAGCCGCCTCAATGCCTAGCAGGGCGGCAAACTCCCGGCGAACCGCGCCCTCCATCTCGTCATCGTCCAGCTCAAACAGCTCGGCCTGCAAGGCTCCGCCGACAAAGGCGCGCAGCAAGACCTGGCCGTCCGGGGCCCGCCCGGGGTATTTCACGCTGGAGAAGGTGCCCGCAATAATCGCACGATTCTCGATGCGCGGCACAACAAAACCAAAGCCGTTCAGGGCGTGCGGAACGTCCTGGCGGCGATAGGCCAGACTAACGGTGGCGGCCGAGCTGTAGCTCATGGCCGCCAAGCGCTCGGCCAGGTCGGCGTCGCACGCGCGCAGCATCCGAGCCGTCTGAAAAGCGGGCGTGGCCAGGATCACTCCGTCGGCCTGGAGACGGCCGCCGTCCCGGCGCTCGATCTGCCAGGTCGCGTCGTGGAACTGCACCGAGCGCACCGCGCTGCCGTAACGCATCGTGCCGAGCGACAGGCGTCCCACAAGCGTATCGACCAGCTGCTGCATCCCGTTTCTGAGGCTCACAAACAGACTCCAACGCGCCCCGCTGGCTCCCTTGGCGTCTTGGGTGTTGCGCCCGGCCCGCCACAGACCATAGATCAGGCTGCGCCGTTCGCGCTCCATCTGGAGAAAACGCGGCATGGTGGCCGCCAGGCTCAGCTCGGCCGGGTCGGCCGTGTAGATCCCGCCAATCAGGGGTTGGGCGACCCGCTCCAGGGCTTCGCGACCGAGCCGCCGCCGGACAAAAGAGCCGAGGCTCTCATCGTCCTGCTGGGGTCCGCGCGGCAGGACCAGATCCAGGCCCATCCGCAGCTTTCCCGGCCAGGAAAAGAGGCGGGAACGCACGAGTGAGCCCAAACGGGTCGGGGCCAGCAGCATGAAGCCTTCGGGCAAAGGCTCCAGCCGCCCTTGGCGCACCACAAAGGTGGTCCGAAACTGGTCCTGGGTGCCGATCAGTTCGTCTTCCAAGCCCAGGCGACGGCACAGGGCCAAGGCCCACGGCTTTTCGGAGATAAAGGAATCGGGGCCGTACTCGAGTACGAAGCCGTCGCGCTGCTCCGTGCCAATCGTCCCGCCCACACGGTCACTGGCTTCGAGTACGGTGCAGCGCAACGGGACTTCGCGCTCCCGGCTCAACTCCTCAAGACGGTGGGCCGCAGCCAGCCCGGCAATACCCCCACCGATGATTGCGATGTGTGCCGGAGCAGATGCCATGTTCATGCCCTTTCCCACTCCTGCCGCACGAGCGCCGCCAGCATTTGAATGAACGCGGGATGAGCGTTTACCGTGCTGGCGCGGTGCATGCTCAGGCCCAGCCCCTCGGCAATCTGCCTGGCCTCGGTATCGAGATCGTACAGCACTTCCATGTGATCGCACACAAATCCGATGGGGCACACAACACACTCGCGCGCGCCCTCGGCCGCCAGCTGTCGCACCACCGCGCCGATATCCGGATCCAGCCACGGCGTGCGCGGATCGCCGCTGCGGCTCTGGTAGGCCACCCGCCAAGCCGCGTGGCCCAGCCTGTCGGCCACCAGGCGGGCGCCAGTTTCGATTTGGGTCACGTATCGGGCGGTGCTCGGCAGCGCGCTGGGCACGCTGTGGGCGGTAAAAACGAGCGGCGTGGCCGGACGTCGGTTCTGGGGTATAGGGGCAAAGGCCCGTTGGGTGAGGTCGCTGAGCGCGTCGATGAACAGCGGATGCTCGTGCCAGCCGGGCAAATAGGTCACGCTAGGCGCCCGACCGCCGAGCCGTTCCTGGGCGGCCGCAACATCGTGCTGGTAGCGCTGCCAGCCGGCCTCGCTGTGTTGGGCGGACATGATGACGCCCAGGGCCCGGCCTACCCCGTCGGCCGCCATGCGATCCAGAGTGTCGTGGATATACGGATGCCAGTTGCGCATGCCGACATACACCGGCAGATCCAGTCCGTCGTCGGCCAGCGCCGTGCGCAGGGCGTCGGCCTGACGCAGGGTGATGGCCTTGAGCGGCGAGCGGCCGTTGAACAGCGCGTAGTGGGCCACGACCGCTTCGAGCCGCTGGGGGGGGACGGGGCGGCCGCGCAACACATTGGCCAGAAAGGGACGTACCTCGTCCATGTTTTCCGGGCCGCCAAAGGCGAGCAGCAGGATCGCGTCAAAAGGCATGGGGATAAGACACGGGCTCAGGCGTGACTGGGAGCAGGCGAGCATTCATCGGGCCGACATTTCGTGCACCAGCTCGACCAGGGCAATCACCTGCTCGACCGGCGTGTGGGGCAGAATGCCGTGGCCGAGGTTGAACACGTGGCCCGGACGACCGGCCGCCGCGTCCAGCACCCGCGCGGTCCGGTCGCGCAGGATATCGAGCGGGGCAAACAGGCTGATCGGATCCAGGTTGCCCTGCACGGCTCGGTCAAAGCCGATCCGCGGCCAGGCTGCGTCGAGGTCGGTCCGCCAGTCCACCCCGATCACGTCTCCGCCAGCCTCGGCCAGCAGCTCCAGCAGGCCGGCCGTGTTGGTGCCAAAGTGGATGACCGGCACCCCCGGAGCCAGACCGCCTATCAAAGCCTGCATGTGGGGCAGGATGAAGCTGCGGTAGTCGGCGGGCGACAGACAGCCGATCCACGAGTCAAACAGCTGAACAGCCTGCGCTCCGGCCGCAATCTGGCCGTTCAGATAGTCGGTCGTGACTTGGACAAGATAGGCCATCAGCGCCCGCCAGGCGCCAGGGTCGGCGTACATCAGGCGCTTGGTCTCGATATAGTGGCGCGAGCCACCGCCCTCAATCAGATACGAGGCCACGGTGAAGGGAGCGCCGGCAAAGCCGATCAGGGCAATCTCCTGGGGCAAAGCGGTCCGAGCCCGGCGGACCGCCTCAAACACAAATTCCAGGGCCGGGGCAGCGGGCTGGGCGTGCAGCCGATCAATGTCGCGGCCCGAACGCAGCGGCCGGTGGATGACCGGCCCGTCGCCCTGAGAGAACTCCAGGCCGACCCCCATCGGCTCCACAATCAGCAGAATATCGGCAAAGATAATGGCCGCATCAACGCCCAGCCGCTCAACCGCCTCGACCGTCACCTGGGCGGCCAGCTCGGGCGTTTTGCACAGCTCAAGAAACGAGACCTTGTCTCGCACAGCCCGGTACTCGGGCATATAGCGCCCGGCCTGACGCATCAGCCACACCGGCGTGTAGGGGGTTGGTTGGCGGCGGCAGGCCTGGAGAAAAACGGGCTCTTTCATTGCTCGGCATCCTACCATAGGATGCCGGCTAAAACAGGAGGCAAGCCATGTCTGAGCTTTTGACCCACCACACGAAAATGATCAACGGCTTTCGCATGCATTACGTCACGGCCGGCTCCGGCTATCCGCTGGTGTTTGTCCACGGCTGGCCGCAGAGCTGGTACGAGTGGCGCAAAATCATGCCGGCCCTGGCCGAGCGTTTTACCGTTATAGCCCCGGATCTGCGCGGGCTGGGGGATTCCGGTCGGCCGCTGACCGGCTATGACAAGCGTACCCTGGCCTCCGACGTGCACGCCCTGGTGCAGTCTCTGGGTTATGACAAGATCGGCCTGACCGGCCACGACTGGGGCGGGGCGGTAGCCTACTATCTGGCCTACGATCACCCCGAAATGGTCGAGCGGTTGATGATTCTGGATATGATACCGGGCCTGGGCCGTACCGGCGACAAAATGGACCTGCAGCTCGCCCAGCGCTTCTGGCACGTGTTTTTTCACGCCGGCATTCCCGACCTGGCCGAACGGCTGGTCAGCACCAATGTCCGGGCCTATCTGAGCCATTTCTATACCTCGCCGGACTACAACTACAGTCCGACGGTCTTCAGCAAGGAAGACATTGACGAGTATGTCCGGGTCTACTCGGCGCCTGGAGCCCTGCGCGCCGGCTTTCAGTATTACGCTACCGGCTTGAACCAGGATTTGGACAACCTCAAGAGCTGTACCGAGAAACTCACGATGCCGATCCTGGCCTGGGGCGGAGAACGCTTCATGGCCGATATCGTGTCGGTCTGGCAGGGCGTAGCCGAGAACGTGCAGGGCGGCGCGGTGCCCGAGTGTGGCCATTTTATCGCCGAAGAGCAGCCCGCGTTTGTCATTCAGCAGGCGACCGGGTTTTTCGAGCCGCTGCGCAGCCGCGCCTAGCCCTATCACGCTCCGGGAGTAGTCCCCATGGCCTGGTTGTCCGTGTTCATCGCCGGTGTGTTTGAGACGGTGTGGGCGATTGGCATGAAATACTCGGACGGCTTCAGCCGCCTGTGGCCGAGTGTGCTGACCATAGGCGCGATGCTGATCAGCTTTGGGCTGTTGTCCTACGCGCTGAAGACCCTGCCGGTCGGCACGACCTACGCAGTGTGGACCGGCATCGGGGCGGCCGGCACGGCGCTGCTGGGCATGCTGCTGTTTGGCGAATCGCGCGACGCCGCGCGGCTCGTGTGCATCGGGCTGATTATCGCCGGCATTCTCGGTCTGCGGCTGGTGGAGCAGCCCTGAGGCCCGTGTCGGCCCGGATAAACACAACAGACAACCCCAGAGCAGCTCGACCACAGCGCGGCCGTGTCAACACGAAAGATACCCTATGAAATTCGGACTCCACTACCAACTCCCCCACGCGCCGCACGAAACTGCGGTCGAACGCTACCGCACCTCTCTGGACCAAGCCGTGTATGGCGAGACGCTCGGCTTCGAGTCGGTCTGGCCGGTCGAGCAGCATTTCAACGCCGAATTCTCCCTGCTGCCGTCCCCGCTGCTGTGGCTGGCCGCGCTGTCGGAACGCACCCGGACCATACGGCTCGGCATCGGGATCATCCTGCTGCCGCTGTCGCATCCGGTCCGGGTAGCCGAGGAAGTCGCCACCCTGGATACGCTCAGCAACGGCCGGGTGGAATTCGGCATCGGCAGAGGGGTGTTCCCGTCCCACTTTGCCGGCTTCGGCATCCCTCAGGAAGAGAGCCGGGAGCGGCTATTGGAGGGCCTGGAGTTGATTTTGCGAGCCTGGACCCAAGAGCGCTTCTCGTACAACGGCCGCTTTTTTCAGGTCGAAGACCTGTCCGTGGTGCCCAAGCCGGTCCAGCAGCCGCATCCGGCCGTTCATGTGGCGGCCAATACGGCCGAAACCTACGAGCTGATGGGGCGCCTGGGCTACTCCATTCTGTCGGCCTCACAGGTCAATACCTTTGCCAAGCTGCGCGAACTGATTCCCCTCTACCGCCGGGCCTACCGCGAGGCTGGACATCAGGGCTCAGACCGGGAGACCCTGACCCTGCTGTCGCCGGTCTTCGTCGGGGAGAGTCCGGCCCAGATTCGGGACACCGTCGAGCCGAGCATCATGCGCTTCATTCAGTCGGTCATCAACGCTTTTCCGCCGATTCAGGACGACGGCTCGGACAGGAACCGGCTGCTACAAGAAGCGGCCGACCGCCTGCGCCGGACCACCTTCGAGCAGGTGTGCGAGGCCATGGCGGTGTACGACACGCCCGAAGCGTGCGTAGAGCGTCTCAAGAGCCTGGAAGAAGAGTTTGGCATGGGTCGGATGCTGTGCTGGTTCAATACCGGCGGCCTGATCCCCCACGAGCAGGTCAAGCGCAGCATGCAGTTGTTTGCCGACAAAGTCATGCCGCATTTCTCATGAACTTCATCCGCTCGACCCGCTCCGTCACCCCAGCACCCTTGACCGAGCGCGGATTCAACGGGAAGATCAGTAGGAGCGTTATTTAACTTTCGCTATAATTTCGCCTATAATTCGCCGGTGGAGGAGGATGTATGAAACAGTCGGCGGTGGCAGAGCGGATTCTCCCGGCAGACTTGGGCCAACAGGCCGAACAACGCTATCTGAACTACGCCCTGAGCGTCATCACCTCCCGGGCGCTGCCCGACGTGCGCGACGGGCTGAAACCCGTCCAGCGCCGGCTGCTGTACGCCATGTTCCAGAACCTGCGCCTGGGCGGCAACGCCCGGCCGCGCAAATCGGCGGCGGTGGTCGGTGAGGTGCTGGGCAAATATCATCCCCACGGCGATCAGGCCGCGTATGACGCCATGGTCCGCCTGGCCCAGCCCTTCTCCATGCGCTACCCGCTGGTCCACGGCGAGGGCAATTTCGGCTCGCTGGACGGCGATAACGCCGCCGCCATGCGCTACACCGAGGCCAAGCTGGCGCCCCTGGCCGAAGAGCTGTTCCGGGATCTGCGCGGCAACACGATTCCCTACCGTCCGAACTACGACGCCACGGTTGAGGAACCGGTCGTCCTGCCCGCAGCCATTCCCCAGCTGTTGCTGAACGGCGCCAGCGGCATCGCCGTCGGCATGGCGACCAATATCCCGCCGCATAATTTTCACGAGGTGGTGGGCGCCCTGCTGGCCATGCTGAAGGACCCGGACATCAGCACCGCGAGCCTGCTCCGCTCGATCAAAGGCCCGGACTTTCCGACCGGGGGGGAAATCCTGACCTCCAAATCCGAGCTGCGCCAGCTGTACGAAACCGGTCAGG
Coding sequences within:
- a CDS encoding AbrB/MazE/SpoVT family DNA-binding domain-containing protein, giving the protein MPLVTVKPKFQVTIPAKLRQQINLREGDLMEATVVEDGILLRPKEVVDRTVAADRIASILAHTEPSPQDADRSEDEIMQDTLADIAKARRERRKRKA
- a CDS encoding putative toxin-antitoxin system toxin component, PIN family, which produces MDCNVLVSAARSGGVCGRVIVEAVRRHEVVLSDPIVDEYGMVAGRLGHAPYRNSLRALIRQLEQVAIVVEPAEVVFGLRDPDDEVYLATAMAGDAVLITGNRRDFTEPQYGPVKVFSPRDFLNRMTRG
- the hemG gene encoding protoporphyrinogen oxidase; this encodes MNMASAPAHIAIIGGGIAGLAAAHRLEELSREREVPLRCTVLEASDRVGGTIGTEQRDGFVLEYGPDSFISEKPWALALCRRLGLEDELIGTQDQFRTTFVVRQGRLEPLPEGFMLLAPTRLGSLVRSRLFSWPGKLRMGLDLVLPRGPQQDDESLGSFVRRRLGREALERVAQPLIGGIYTADPAELSLAATMPRFLQMERERRSLIYGLWRAGRNTQDAKGASGARWSLFVSLRNGMQQLVDTLVGRLSLGTMRYGSAVRSVQFHDATWQIERRDGGRLQADGVILATPAFQTARMLRACDADLAERLAAMSYSSAATVSLAYRRQDVPHALNGFGFVVPRIENRAIIAGTFSSVKYPGRAPDGQVLLRAFVGGALQAELFELDDDEMEGAVRREFAALLGIEAAPLFSLIARYPHSMPQYLVGHLGRVAAIEQRVAAHPGLALAGSAYRGVGIADCVRSGEAAAQDLLDQLSSPRPEAASANSGITGNAPA
- a CDS encoding helix-turn-helix transcriptional regulator, with the translated sequence MSYATEDIVATLRTARRAKGLSQRELSAKSGVPQGHISKIENGAVDLRISSLVALARILDLELMLVPRKSVSAVQLIARGAAARASTESVRPAYSLEEDDHG
- a CDS encoding transcriptional regulator; its protein translation is MSLTRHFKETIQARIGRDPAFREALLKEGVECLLSGDVETGKAVLRDYINATIGFEALGGLTDKSPKSLMRMFGPNGNPQARNLFEIIRCLQAHEGLRLTVRSVRQPTVS
- a CDS encoding type II toxin-antitoxin system RelE/ParE family toxin; the encoded protein is MIEIREYVDAKGRSPYARWFNRLNAQAAAKVATALVRMEQGNLSGVKSVGAGVLEHRIDFGPGYRVYFGKDGDTWIILLCGGTKRHQQQDIETARDLWREYKRRKRRET
- a CDS encoding GFA family protein — translated: MPFTGGCACGAIRYECSAEPLFMGNCHCRECQWVSGGGHTSSLMVPAAAVTISGEVKYHERKGDSGNTVRKGFCPECGTPLFSRPAILADKMGIRVGTLDDSSWFRPGANIWTSSAQPWDVLDPDLPAYPKMPPLPGSE
- a CDS encoding cyclase family protein, encoding RYTSPDADCLACLLGSCQQPEEKGTGVMSTKLSYWPYNTYNWGRWPNDRGTLNLLTEGTTARAIASVKTHQTFALGAPLQADEIANDTRTYQHKLLRVGDYIYGPEGEPVQEAADLVSVAIHGMTNSHIDAYNHVGHNGKSFNGANFTDNISQETGGTRYTIMDNPAIVTRAWLVDVPRGRGVSVLKRGTPVVPDDLLHLQDQVEPGDALVIRTGRYATAVVRPDDPGAQDDHGNWSGLHVDCIDLIAKWDIATVATDSSGDNFPSTTPECSVPIHILTEAYLGLPLIHHLFLEEIAGHLAERSHKDFMLTVAPLRIVGGTGSPVSPVGII
- a CDS encoding HipA domain-containing protein, whose amino-acid sequence is MANVNVLDVLLYDEPVGTLTRVGGDRTLFAFNDDYSADDNRPVLGLGFKDQLGELITAFRPTQTRVHPFFSNLLPEGHLRTYLAERAGVSPVREFFLLWVLGRDLPGAITIRPADGEAWSPDDHRTADDDRDDDHRGDALRFSLAGVQLKFSAITEAAGGLTIPAGGAGGSWIVKLPSRGFAGVPENEFSMMTLARLVGMDVPALRLIDIGAIRNLPDGIGTLEGQALVIERFDRLPGGEVVHVEDFAQIFGVYPEAKYKNASMRSIGRVIGAEGGEADIAEFIRRLTFNTLIGNADMHLKNWSLIYPDRRHAALAPAYDFVSTIAYIPDGKAALNFSRTKRFSEFSEDELSHLAAKARLPERLVLDTACETVTLFHQHWRTHKANLPLAAEVVRTVEAHLKTIPIARL